The following are from one region of the Alkalinema sp. FACHB-956 genome:
- a CDS encoding ABC transporter permease, with protein MDWVESLGMASKTLTSNKLRTALTMLGMIIGNASVIAMIGIGQGAQRLASEQFESLGPNVLFVTPGSGSARQRTSQLPRNLVWDDAKAIATQVPSVAEVAAQRQSQLTLTYGGRNRSSLVVGTTPEFLTVRDFDVAQGRFLTEDDLNRNRRIAVLGSEVAANFFGQESPIGKKIRLRNVSFEVVGVMQAKGSFLGSNQDDAVYIPLTTSATSLTGRTSPYGLDLTFISISAKDEQSIPAAEFQITNLLRLRHKIVNEDDFTVQTQKDILRIVGTITGGLTAMLAAIAGVSLLVGGIGIMNIMLVSVTERTQEIGLRKAIGAAQSDILVQFMIEAVLLSAAGGLLGTLVGVSGIYLVSTFTPLKAAVSAGAIGLAVGVSGSIGLVFGVIPARQAAKLDPIVALRSA; from the coding sequence ATGGACTGGGTCGAAAGTTTAGGAATGGCATCGAAAACACTAACATCTAATAAGCTGAGAACAGCCTTGACGATGTTGGGGATGATCATTGGCAATGCATCAGTCATCGCTATGATTGGGATTGGGCAAGGGGCACAGCGGTTGGCTTCAGAACAGTTTGAATCCCTAGGCCCCAATGTTTTGTTTGTCACCCCCGGCTCCGGATCAGCCCGCCAACGCACCTCTCAATTACCGAGAAACTTGGTTTGGGATGATGCGAAGGCGATCGCGACCCAGGTGCCCTCGGTTGCCGAAGTCGCCGCCCAACGCCAAAGCCAACTGACCTTGACCTATGGAGGCCGCAATCGCAGTTCCTTAGTCGTCGGCACTACACCGGAATTTTTGACAGTGCGAGATTTTGATGTTGCCCAGGGGCGATTTTTAACTGAGGATGATCTGAATCGTAATCGGCGCATTGCGGTCTTGGGTTCAGAGGTCGCGGCTAATTTTTTCGGCCAAGAGTCTCCGATCGGTAAAAAAATCCGTCTCCGCAACGTCAGCTTTGAAGTAGTGGGAGTGATGCAGGCAAAGGGTTCCTTCCTAGGCAGTAACCAAGACGATGCCGTTTACATTCCCCTCACCACGAGTGCCACATCCCTCACAGGACGAACCTCCCCCTATGGCCTAGATTTGACCTTCATTTCCATTTCAGCCAAGGATGAACAAAGTATTCCAGCGGCAGAATTTCAAATTACCAACTTACTCCGTCTCCGCCACAAAATTGTCAATGAAGATGATTTCACGGTCCAAACCCAGAAGGATATTCTGCGCATTGTGGGAACCATTACCGGCGGCTTAACCGCGATGTTGGCGGCGATCGCAGGGGTTTCGTTGCTCGTGGGTGGGATTGGCATTATGAATATTATGCTCGTGTCAGTCACGGAGCGAACCCAGGAAATTGGTTTGCGGAAGGCGATCGGGGCAGCGCAGTCAGATATTTTGGTGCAGTTTATGATTGAGGCGGTGCTGCTATCTGCCGCAGGGGGGCTGTTGGGAACGCTGGTCGGGGTGAGTGGAATTTATCTAGTTTCAACCTTTACACCGTTGAAAGCCGCAGTATCAGCGGGGGCCATTGGCCTAGCGGTGGGTGTGTCAGGTTCGATCGGATTAGTTTTTGGGGTGATTCCAGCACGACAGGCGGCTAAGCTTGATCCGATCGTGGCGTTACGCAGTGCTTAA
- a CDS encoding ABC transporter ATP-binding protein gives MNNTIVRLEEITKVYGMGDITVNALAGVDLTVEAGEYCSIMGASGSGKSTMMNIIGCLDQPTSGRYYLDNVEVATLPDKELAHIRNQKLGFVFQQFHLLPQLTALENVMLPMIYAAVPPAERRERAKEALVKVGLESRLNNKPTQLSGGQQQRVAIARAIVNHPVLLLADEPTGALDSQTTHEILDIFGNLNASGMTVVMVTHEPEVARCTRRVIWFKDGKVLEPNMAPEDIGHTIGG, from the coding sequence ATGAATAACACGATCGTTCGACTAGAAGAAATCACTAAAGTTTACGGAATGGGGGACATTACGGTAAACGCATTAGCAGGCGTTGATCTCACGGTCGAAGCCGGTGAATATTGCTCCATCATGGGGGCATCGGGTTCTGGCAAATCAACCATGATGAACATTATCGGCTGCCTCGATCAACCAACCTCTGGGCGATACTATCTAGATAATGTCGAGGTCGCAACGTTGCCTGACAAGGAATTAGCCCACATTCGCAATCAAAAACTAGGGTTTGTCTTTCAGCAGTTCCATTTACTCCCCCAACTGACCGCTTTGGAAAATGTGATGCTGCCGATGATCTATGCCGCTGTACCTCCCGCAGAACGACGGGAGCGGGCTAAGGAAGCCCTCGTGAAAGTCGGGTTGGAGTCTCGCTTAAATAACAAACCGACTCAGCTGTCCGGAGGCCAACAACAGCGGGTGGCGATCGCCCGGGCGATCGTCAACCATCCTGTCCTATTGCTAGCGGATGAACCCACGGGCGCATTAGATTCCCAAACGACCCACGAAATTTTAGACATTTTTGGTAATTTAAATGCTAGTGGGATGACCGTAGTCATGGTGACCCACGAGCCAGAAGTGGCCCGCTGTACCCGTCGGGTCATTTGGTTTAAGGATGGTAAGGTGTTGGAACCGAATATGGCTCCGGAAGATATCGGCCACACGATCGGGGGCTGA
- a CDS encoding BamA/TamA family outer membrane protein: MRFSTVAVCALTALSALDITQQPAQAATPTSASQSQANDVVVNTEEVPVALPATRAIAQPEKLSMPERATLGQINAVAGSTNPRSASPRSAIVQSAENSDPQIVAAKTQSTKTQSTKTQPVAALPSSIAPSKTQPTRKTTAQNPKPSQPKPSQPNPSSASKTPSPATKPTLAPDLAVMVTEVTISGVDEELQRIARQAISTQPGGQTSGNQLQADIATLLETGLFANAKVNSQVNNNGVAVNFVVEPTIVRSLQLINTKVLPPEIANRIFQDQFGKPVQPAKLNQGVRDLNQWYRQNGYGVATILGLESTREGVLRITAAEGQISDIRIRFVDEFGRTVDDQGKTIQGRTQESFIRREIKLAKGMPFQESAAKADLDRLVKTGLFLGGRVTLEGDPQNTIVVYNLAEQQARRANLGGGYSSDAGLYGSVSYSDFNFNGVGQQIGGSVLVGSKDVQFNGRFSNPYRDSNPNAWGYSINGFRERGLSRVFDDDIKLANGDRVREGRFGGGVAFNRPLDKNQDWQGSIGLNYTRVSLRDQNGNLVKQDSQGNPLSWSGTGLDDLYTVGFTASRDKRNNPTNPTQGSVLSLSTEQSIPIGVGNVLSNRLTANYSQYIPIGIFNRSQDPTKQEVLAFNVQAGTTIGDLPPYNAFTLGGVNSVRGYGQGEVGTGRSYVQASAEYRFPIYKIVGGTLFADYASDLGSSNAVIGEPGVQRGRPGNGFGVGAGLRVNSPLGILRADWAFTDRGDNRIQFGLGQKF; this comes from the coding sequence ATGCGTTTCTCCACCGTTGCAGTTTGCGCCCTGACCGCCCTTTCCGCATTGGATATCACGCAGCAGCCCGCCCAAGCCGCCACCCCCACTTCAGCCTCTCAGTCTCAGGCCAATGATGTTGTGGTTAATACGGAAGAAGTGCCCGTTGCGCTGCCTGCGACAAGGGCGATCGCCCAACCGGAAAAGTTATCCATGCCTGAACGGGCGACACTTGGGCAAATAAATGCTGTGGCAGGCTCAACAAACCCCCGATCGGCAAGCCCCCGATCGGCGATCGTACAATCCGCTGAAAACTCAGATCCTCAAATTGTTGCAGCGAAAACGCAATCAACGAAAACGCAATCAACGAAAACGCAACCAGTGGCCGCTCTCCCATCTTCGATCGCGCCGTCGAAGACTCAACCCACCCGAAAAACGACTGCCCAGAATCCTAAGCCCTCTCAACCTAAGCCCTCTCAACCTAACCCATCCTCTGCGAGCAAAACTCCCAGCCCAGCAACCAAGCCAACCCTTGCGCCGGATTTGGCGGTGATGGTCACGGAGGTGACGATTTCAGGGGTGGATGAGGAATTGCAACGCATTGCCCGTCAAGCGATTTCGACACAACCCGGTGGTCAAACGAGTGGCAATCAACTGCAAGCTGATATCGCAACGCTATTAGAAACCGGGTTATTCGCCAATGCAAAGGTTAATAGTCAAGTTAATAATAATGGAGTTGCAGTTAATTTTGTTGTAGAGCCTACGATCGTTCGATCGTTGCAATTAATTAACACTAAGGTTCTACCACCAGAAATTGCCAATCGTATCTTTCAAGATCAATTTGGGAAACCGGTTCAGCCCGCTAAACTTAATCAAGGGGTGCGGGATTTGAACCAATGGTATCGCCAGAATGGTTACGGTGTAGCGACGATCTTGGGGCTGGAATCTACCCGTGAGGGTGTGCTGCGCATCACCGCAGCGGAAGGCCAAATTAGTGATATTCGCATTCGCTTTGTCGATGAATTTGGTCGCACGGTAGATGACCAAGGTAAAACTATTCAAGGTCGTACCCAAGAGAGCTTTATCCGCCGAGAAATCAAGTTGGCGAAGGGGATGCCTTTCCAGGAAAGTGCAGCTAAGGCGGATCTCGATCGCTTAGTCAAAACAGGATTGTTTTTAGGTGGACGAGTGACCCTAGAGGGCGATCCACAAAATACGATCGTGGTTTATAACCTGGCTGAACAACAGGCCCGTCGAGCCAATCTGGGGGGTGGCTATAGCAGTGATGCCGGACTCTATGGCAGTGTTTCCTACAGCGATTTCAACTTTAATGGTGTAGGTCAACAGATTGGCGGTAGTGTTCTAGTTGGTTCTAAAGATGTTCAATTTAACGGACGCTTTAGCAATCCCTATCGCGATAGTAATCCTAATGCCTGGGGCTATAGCATCAATGGTTTCCGGGAACGGGGTCTATCCCGTGTATTTGATGATGATATTAAATTGGCCAATGGCGATCGGGTGCGGGAAGGTCGCTTTGGAGGTGGGGTTGCCTTCAATCGTCCCTTAGATAAAAACCAAGACTGGCAAGGTTCGATCGGGCTCAATTACACGCGCGTCAGTCTGCGGGATCAGAATGGGAACTTGGTGAAACAGGATAGTCAAGGCAATCCCCTGTCTTGGAGCGGCACTGGACTCGACGATCTCTACACCGTTGGCTTTACCGCCTCTCGGGATAAACGCAATAATCCCACCAATCCCACCCAAGGTTCGGTTCTCAGCTTGAGTACTGAGCAATCAATTCCCATTGGCGTTGGTAATGTTCTATCCAATCGCTTAACAGCTAACTATAGCCAGTACATTCCCATTGGTATTTTCAATCGTTCTCAAGATCCCACCAAGCAGGAAGTGTTGGCCTTTAATGTGCAAGCTGGCACGACGATCGGAGACCTGCCGCCCTACAATGCCTTTACCCTCGGAGGTGTCAACTCTGTGCGGGGTTACGGTCAAGGCGAAGTGGGGACGGGGCGGAGCTACGTGCAGGCGTCGGCGGAATATCGCTTCCCAATTTACAAAATTGTTGGAGGTACCCTCTTTGCCGATTACGCCTCTGACTTGGGTTCCAGTAATGCTGTGATTGGAGAACCGGGAGTTCAGCGGGGACGCCCTGGTAACGGGTTTGGCGTCGGGGCGGGGTTGCGAGTCAATTCCCCCTTGGGGATTCTCCGGGCCGATTGGGCGTTCACCGATCGGGGTGACAATCGCATCCAATTTGGCTTAGGGCAGAAGTTCTAG
- a CDS encoding HlyD family efflux transporter periplasmic adaptor subunit — MRIPSLTTLKKTPKVWWIAGAVVLVIAVPAIARLGPLQPRSKALDIEKLTTPVASEKLTLRVKASGTVTPRQTVNVSPKSAGRVMELLVEQGDYVQEGQVLARMDSSDLERERQQALANVEAARARLLQLQNPVRPEVVGQVQADVRKSQGEVLRSQGEIVRAEGQVADAQSQLEFATRQRQRQEMLQKEGAISENSLDEFIRKEQNSRELLRQAKAQFSQAKAQLIQAQAQVVGNQERLDQQDQTGSSGDIAIQEAQLAAAIAQLKAVENRIADTVVRAPFSGLVTQRYASVGAFVTPTTQASASGTGATSTSIVALASELEVIAKVPEVDISQVKPGQEAQIMVDAFPEEKFKGQVRLIAPEAIEERDVKFFQVRIKLVTGKDQLRSGMNADLEFIGKQLEALVVPTVAIVTKRGKTGVLVPDEKGKPKFQQVTIGATQDKRNADGKKEGQTQILDGINAGERVFVSLPEGQKLDQIVKDDQNK, encoded by the coding sequence ATGCGTATTCCTTCATTAACCACTCTCAAAAAGACGCCCAAGGTTTGGTGGATAGCAGGGGCGGTAGTTCTTGTGATTGCTGTGCCCGCGATCGCCCGTTTGGGGCCTTTACAACCCCGATCGAAGGCATTGGACATCGAGAAATTAACCACACCCGTTGCTTCGGAAAAATTGACGCTCCGGGTCAAAGCCAGTGGAACCGTCACACCGCGCCAAACCGTGAACGTCAGTCCCAAGAGTGCTGGACGGGTGATGGAGTTGTTGGTTGAGCAGGGCGACTACGTCCAGGAAGGGCAAGTCCTTGCGCGCATGGACTCGTCGGACTTAGAGCGGGAACGACAACAGGCGTTGGCCAATGTAGAGGCAGCGCGGGCACGGCTCCTCCAGTTGCAAAATCCAGTGCGACCGGAAGTCGTGGGCCAGGTGCAAGCCGATGTGCGGAAGTCTCAGGGTGAAGTTTTGCGGTCTCAGGGCGAAATTGTGCGGGCGGAAGGTCAAGTGGCGGATGCCCAGTCGCAGCTAGAGTTTGCCACGCGCCAACGCCAGCGCCAGGAAATGCTCCAGAAAGAAGGTGCGATCTCAGAAAATAGCTTGGATGAATTTATTCGCAAAGAGCAAAATTCTCGCGAATTACTCCGACAGGCGAAGGCGCAGTTTTCCCAAGCCAAGGCCCAATTGATCCAAGCCCAAGCGCAGGTCGTGGGCAACCAAGAGCGGTTAGATCAGCAAGACCAGACCGGAAGTTCTGGGGATATTGCCATTCAAGAAGCCCAGTTGGCGGCGGCGATCGCGCAACTGAAGGCGGTGGAAAATCGCATTGCGGATACGGTGGTTCGGGCACCGTTTTCGGGATTGGTGACTCAGCGCTATGCTTCGGTGGGAGCCTTTGTGACTCCAACGACCCAGGCATCTGCCTCAGGAACCGGCGCAACCTCAACGTCGATCGTGGCCTTGGCCAGTGAGTTAGAGGTGATTGCCAAGGTGCCGGAGGTGGATATTAGCCAAGTTAAGCCGGGGCAAGAAGCCCAAATCATGGTGGATGCGTTCCCTGAAGAAAAATTTAAGGGGCAAGTGCGGTTAATTGCACCGGAGGCGATCGAAGAGCGGGATGTCAAATTTTTCCAAGTGCGGATTAAGTTAGTCACCGGAAAAGACCAATTACGCTCGGGCATGAACGCCGATTTAGAGTTTATCGGGAAACAACTCGAAGCGTTAGTGGTACCGACGGTGGCGATCGTAACGAAGCGCGGAAAAACGGGAGTCCTAGTCCCCGATGAAAAAGGCAAGCCCAAGTTCCAACAGGTGACGATCGGGGCAACCCAAGATAAGCGCAATGCCGATGGCAAAAAAGAAGGTCAGACCCAAATTCTGGATGGCATTAACGCAGGGGAGCGGGTCTTTGTCTCGCTACCGGAAGGGCAAAAACTCGATCAAATTGTGAAGGATGATCAGAATAAGTAA